In one Lycium barbarum isolate Lr01 chromosome 7, ASM1917538v2, whole genome shotgun sequence genomic region, the following are encoded:
- the LOC132601770 gene encoding uncharacterized protein LOC132601770, with protein sequence MLANLRPELDAAKDENRCLKSELAAMTDYNRSLEADKIGLSRDKAQFSLRLDELETTVSRLRGELDSVKADATGLAERNRRLESEAALFDERRRVFKEKVEERSRICEGLRAELEEAVIANDGLKAELEAATRRKRILEEDRVDLEAKLAKAEADLEETWKSVEADFDF encoded by the exons ATGCTGGCCAACCTCCGTCCTGAGCTTgatgcggctaaggacgaaaaCCGTTGTTTGAAGAGTGAACTGGCCGCCATGACCGATTATAACCGGAGCCTCGAggctgacaagatcggccttagccgggataaagcCCAGTTTTCCTTGAGGCTAGATGAGCTTGAGACCACGGTTTCCCGCCTCCGGGGGGAACTGGACTCGGTGAAGGCTGATGCTAcgggcttggccgagaggaaccgaCGGCTCGAGTCCGAGGCTGCTTTGTTCGACGAGCGCAGGAGGGTGTTCAAGGAAAAAGTCGAGGAGCGGTCTAGGATATGTGAAGGCCTAAGAGCTGAGCTCGAGGAGGCGGTTATTGCCAATGACggccttaaggccgagctagagGCGGCCACCCGTAGGAAACGTATCCTTGAGGAGGACCGGGTTGATCTGGAAGCCaaactggccaaggctgaggccgatttggaggAAACCTGGAAAAGTGTGGAGGCG GATTTTGATTTTTGA